The genomic interval AACTGCCGCCCGCGCCGCCGCCACCGGCGGCGATCGCGACTGCGTTGCCGTTCTTCAGCAGCGCCGCGGCGCCGCCGCCTCCGGCTCCCTTCTGTGCGGGGTCGGAGCGGTCACCGCCCTTGCCGCCGTTGATGTAGCCGCGACCCGCGCTCGTCACGCCGCCCGCGGTGGCGCCGTAGCCGGTCAGGCGGTCACCTGCCCGCACCGCGAGATCGAAGGTGATCCGGTGCGCATGGCCGCCGGGCACTCCGGCAGAGCTGCCGCCGCTGGCGCCGCTCATCTCGATCTGCACCTCCGTGACGCCCTGCGGCACAACCCAGGTGGATCCGCTCGTGGCGGTGATCGTCTCGCTCAGCATCACGAGCGGCTGCGCCTGTGCGGCGGTGCCGGGGGCGACGGTGAGCGCCGCCGCGATCGCCACGGCAGCTGTCGCTGCCAGTGTGCGTGTGCGCGGACGGCGGATTGTGTGTGTCATCGTGAGGTCACCTCGGCGGTGAGCGCGGCGCGGCGACGACGGGTGGCGATGAGCGCCGCGCCGAGCAGGGCGATGAGCGCTGCCGCGATCGCGATGAGCGATTCGCTGCCGGATGCGCCGGTCGTCGCTAGTGCGGCCGCAGGTGTGGCCGCAGGTGTCGGCGCAGGTGTCGCCGCCGCCAGCACCGTGTAGGCGAGCTCGGTCTGGGCGGAGTCGAGCGCGACCGTATCGGGCATGAACGCGATCCGCAGCGATCCGCTCCCGACCGGCAGACCGGCGAGTTCGAGCTCGGCGGAGCCGGTGGCGGGGTCGACGTGCGCGGCGCCGACGACGTCGTCGCCGAGGAACGCGACGAGGCTTCCCGCGACCTCGGGAGCACCCGAAGTCTGGCGCGTGAGGCCGCCGTTCTCGTGACCGAGCACCTCAACATGACCCGCGATGATCGCGGTGTCGCCGTCGGTGATCTCGATGCTCGAAGGGCTCACGAACAGGCGCACCTGGTGCGCGTCGAGCGTGAGCGGAACGGTATCCGACTGCGAAGCCTGGTAGCCCGCCCCCGGCACGAAGCGCGCCTGCAGGGTGAGGTCGCCCGCGGGAAGCTCGGTGGTGTCGAAGTCGTACACGACGCGGCCGTCGCGCGCGGTCGTGTCGGCATCGGATCCGATCGAGGCGGTGTCGAACACCTCGCCGTCGACGAGCAGCTCGACGTGTCCGGCCGGTTCGAGCACGCTGCCCGCCTCGGCCTGCACGGTCACGCGGATCGCGGTGAGGTCGCCCGCGTGTCCGGTGTGGCTCGAGGCGGTGAGCGTCGTGGTCGTGGCCGCATCGGTCACGGTGAGCGCGACCGGATCCGAGACGGCGTCCGCGTGCACCTCGTCGCCCGCATAGAGGGCGCGCAGCTCGGTGGTTCCAGGGTGCACGAACACGTCGGTGAATGTGGCTTCGCCATCTGCGTCGAGCGCAGCCATGGCGATGAGGTCCTCCTGGTCGGCGAGCACGACGAGACCGCTCGGGGTTCCCGTTCCGGTGGCCGTCACGGAGACGGTCGCGTCGAGCGGCTGCCCGTAGACGAGAGTCGTGGCGGACGGGGTCAGCGTGACGGTCGAGATCTCGTCGATCGCCGTGACCGGAAGCGTGAGCAGGGGAGCAGCGGCGAAGAGCGCGTTCGCCTCTGTCGTGAGGTGCAGTTCATGGGACCCGACCGTTCCGGGCGCAGGCAGGGAGATCGTGAACTGACCCGCGCCGTCGGTCGTGGTGTGCCCTGCGGTGTCGCCCCACCCGGCGCGCACGCTGACCCCGGCAGGCGTTCCGCCGAGCGCGCCGATGAGGCGCCCGGAGATGGTCAGAGCCGTGTCGTGCGGCACGTTCCTGGGCACGGTGTCGAGGTCGATGGCCACCTGCTCGGGCTCGCCCAGGCCCCCCTGCAGCAGCGGTTCGGGCACGATGATCTCAAGGGTCTGTCGCG from Salinibacterium sp. ZJ70 carries:
- a CDS encoding Ig-like domain-containing protein — translated: MTRHTPPRRTAPSRLRSIAVLTAAAFVGASLIAPTSAPRAEAAPAHRHTESFTSPTGTTWVAPAGLTSIRISVAGARGGANMWGGGGGSGDIVTFELPVTPGDRFTFYGATDGDGRDGGKGWVSGGKGGDKSGSGKVGAGGGGAGAVMRNGQLIAVAGGGGGGGGGSWVRGDTVGGDNMIGGNGGDAGLSGSSGQAHKGTHPGAGGAGAARDFGKGGGNASSAASFSEGAGGGGGGGGYASGNGGSSGKKFNGHGAGGGGGGGSSWTAPGITPTIEKNENFEGYAIVSWEAPVELTAQVLSPTIQAGAPVYLRVSAVEAGTTTNVYGEFRILDGTTRIKSWYGYSQVVELNLTPGTHTIEVTHWEIMGSTTRQTLEIIVPEPLLQGGLGEPEQVAIDLDTVPRNVPHDTALTISGRLIGALGGTPAGVSVRAGWGDTAGHTTTDGAGQFTISLPAPGTVGSHELHLTTEANALFAAAPLLTLPVTAIDEISTVTLTPSATTLVYGQPLDATVSVTATGTGTPSGLVVLADQEDLIAMAALDADGEATFTDVFVHPGTTELRALYAGDEVHADAVSDPVALTVTDAATTTTLTASSHTGHAGDLTAIRVTVQAEAGSVLEPAGHVELLVDGEVFDTASIGSDADTTARDGRVVYDFDTTELPAGDLTLQARFVPGAGYQASQSDTVPLTLDAHQVRLFVSPSSIEITDGDTAIIAGHVEVLGHENGGLTRQTSGAPEVAGSLVAFLGDDVVGAAHVDPATGSAELELAGLPVGSGSLRIAFMPDTVALDSAQTELAYTVLAAATPAPTPAATPAAALATTGASGSESLIAIAAALIALLGAALIATRRRRAALTAEVTSR